From Longimicrobium sp.:
CGGCCGCCCCGCCGAGCGCCTGGCCGACCTCTTCGCGCTGGCCGACGCGGTGCCGGGGTGGTGGATCGCGCGCACGCTCCGCCAGCTGGGCTCGTGGCGCGCGGTGCACGACGCCGTGGCGCGGTGCGTTGCCGGCCTCGCCACCGTCTGGCCCCCCGAGCGCACCGCCGACCGCGCCGCCCTGCGCCTGCGCCTCTTCCGCGAAACCGGCATCTGAGCCCGTCGTCCCCAAGTCGATGTCCCCGGCCGGCGTCATCGTGACCGCGTCCACATCATAACCTCGGACCATGCAATTGGTTGCAGGCCGAAGGATCGATGATCGCGGCGAAGCCGGTAACGGATTCGCATCGGATGAAAACAACGAGGCGCGGAGAAATCACCAGCAACGGTGAGCTCTCCGCGCCTCCGCGTCTCCGCGTGAGTCCCGGGGGGGATTGGGGATTGCATCGCCGGCCGGGGAAGGCGGCGATATAATCTCCCGCCATTCCCATCTCCCGAATTCCCCCGACCGACTCCGGGTCCGCAGATGACGAGACTTCGCGCGCTTCCGCTCGCCCTTGCCCTGCTCGCGCTCGCCCCCGGGCCGCGCGCCGCCGCCGCTCAGGATGCGCAGCTGACGGTCACCTCGCGCCCCGCCACCGGCGGCAATCCGCCCGCGTTCAGGACCATCCGCGAGGCGGACCTGCGGCGCGAGCTGGCCACGATGGCGTCGGACACCTTCCGCGGTCGCGAGGCGGGAACGCTGGACGAGCTGCGCGCCTCCGCCTGGCTGGCCGAGCGCGCCCGCGCCGCCGGCCTGCAGCCCGCCGGCGACGACGGCAGCTGGTTCCAGTTCTGGCCCATGCGCCGCGTGCGCGTGGCCAACACCAGCCGCATCGAGGTGGGCGGGCGCGCGCTCCCCCTCTGGCGCGAGGCCACGCTCGTCTCGCCCACCGACGCCACCGTGGATGCGCCGGTGGTGTGGGTCGGCACCGCGGACAGTGCCGCGCTCGCGGCGATGGACCTGCGCGGCAAGGCCGTCGCGGCGATGGTCACGCCGCCGCGCGTGCTGCCGCCGCGCTGGGTGAGCCTCCGGGAGTGGCGCTACACCTGGGGCGCGCTGCGCGAGCGGGCGGCGCTGATCCAGGCGCGCGGCGCGGCGGCCGTGCTGCTGGTGTCGGACTCCATCTCCAACGCGCAGTTCGACATCCTTTCCTCGTACAACAACCGCGGGACGTACGGGCTGGACTCGGCGGGGGTGGAGGCGCCGCGGCCGTCGCGCGCGCCGGTCATCTGGCTGCGCGCGGGGATGCAGGGGGCGATGCGGCAGCCGGGGCAGCGCCTCTTGGCCCGCATCACCACCGAGTCGTTCATCTACCCGTCGGTGAACGTGGTGGCGAAGGTGCCGGGGACGGACGACTCGCTCCGCGGCGAGTACGTGCTGTATAGCGGGCACCAGGACCACGACGGCGTGCGCTTTCCCATCTCCGGCGACTCGATCTGGAACGGCGCGGACGACAACGCCACGATCAGCGTGGCGATGCTGGCGATCGGCCGCGCCTTCGTGCGCCACCCGGGGCGGCGGACGGCGCTCTTCGTGTGGCACGGCGCGGAGGAGCGCGGGCTGATCGGGTCGCGCTGGTACTCCGCGCACCCCACGGTGCCGAAGGAGGCGATCGTGGCGGTGCTGAACGCCGACATGATCGGCCGCAACGCGCCGGACAGCGCCGCGCTGCTGGGCGTGGAGCCGCCGCACCGCAACAGCCGCGCGCTGGTGGACATGGCGCTGGAGGCCAACCGCCGCTTCACCTCGTTCGCGCTGGACACCACCTGGGACCGGCCCGCGCACCCCGAGGGGTGGTACTTCCGCAGCGACCACCTGCCGTACGCGCGCGCCGGGATCCCGGCCATCATGTTCACCACGCTGCTGCACCCGGACTACCACACCCCGCGCGACGAGGCGGAGCGGATCGACTACGCCAAGCTCACCCGCATGACGCGGTGGATGTACGCCACCGGATGGATGGTCGCCAACACCGTCGAGCGCCCGGCGGTGGACCCGGACTTCAAGCTGGAACGGTGAGCGCGGGGTAAGGTGTTTCGCCGGTGGCGGAATCGGATCGGGCGTGCTGGAAAGCGGGTTTGAGCCACTTGCGCGGCGGAAGCGGTTGCGTAATCTTCGTCCACCACGGAGAGCGAAGGCACTCCGTGATTACCTGATCGGCGGACGGCCGGCGCGGACAGCCAGGAGCGTGGAACCATGCTGCGGACCAGCCCAAAGGTGCACACGACCAGCTTTCTCCGGGGCTTCGCGCGGGCGCTGGACCTGCGCGGCGCCGTGGCCCCGCCGTACGCGCGTCCACGCGCCTCCGCCGGCCGCCGGAGCGACCGGGCCGCGGTCGCCCACGACTGGCGGATGGTCTGGACCGATCTCGACAACGCATTCTCCCACGTCAAGCTGCAAGGCACCGCAACCGGTGACGGCCATGGGACGAAAGCACAGGAGCGGTAAGGCCGGAACGCTTCCGGCGGCACGAGAGCACGACATACGGGAGGGACGCGAGCTGCAACCGCGTCCCTCTTCTGCTTCCATCGCCATTCCCACCATCACCCAGCAATCGTTCGAGCTCCGCAAGGGTCCCATTCCGGACGCCGACGAGCTGGTGCGGTACGGCCACGCGCACCCGGAGGCGCCGGAGATCATCCTGGACGAGTTCACCCGCCAGGCGGCCCACCGCCGGAAGCTGGAGCGCCGCGACCAGAGCCTGGACCGGCGGGCGCTGGAGGCATCGATCACGAGCGAGCGCATGGGCGTGATCTGCGCCCTGCTGATCGCCCTCGTCGGGTTCGGATGCGCGACGTTTCTCGTCACCACCGGGCACGGGGTGGAGGGCACGGTGATCTTCGGACTGGACGTGGGCGCCCTCGTCTCGGCATTCATTCTGGGACGGCCCCGGGCCGTGCAGCCGAAACCCGTGGAGTAGGCCTGCCGTTCTTCATCCATGTTTGCGGCGCCGCCACTCGCGGCCGGCACCTTTTCGCGCTTCCCTCCTCACCCGCTCCCGGAGGCTTTCCATGACCGACACCGCCGCACCCTCCACATCCATCGAAGCCGAGGTGGCGCCGCTGGTGCGGGCGCTGCAGGACGCCTGGAACGCGGGCGACGGAGCCGCGTTCTCGGCGCCGCTCACCGACGACGCGGACTTCGTGAACGTCTACGGGATGCACGCGCGCGGCCGCGAGTCCATCGCCGCCGGGCACGAGCACATCTTCCGCACGGTGTACGCGGGAAGCCGGGTGGAGTACCGCGTCGAGTCGGCGCGGCGGCTGCGCGACGACGTGGCGCTGGTCCATCTCCATGCGCGGTTGTCCGTGCCCGCCGGGCCGATGGCGGGTGTGCGCGAGGCCCTTCCCAGCCT
This genomic window contains:
- a CDS encoding M28 family peptidase, yielding MTRLRALPLALALLALAPGPRAAAAQDAQLTVTSRPATGGNPPAFRTIREADLRRELATMASDTFRGREAGTLDELRASAWLAERARAAGLQPAGDDGSWFQFWPMRRVRVANTSRIEVGGRALPLWREATLVSPTDATVDAPVVWVGTADSAALAAMDLRGKAVAAMVTPPRVLPPRWVSLREWRYTWGALRERAALIQARGAAAVLLVSDSISNAQFDILSSYNNRGTYGLDSAGVEAPRPSRAPVIWLRAGMQGAMRQPGQRLLARITTESFIYPSVNVVAKVPGTDDSLRGEYVLYSGHQDHDGVRFPISGDSIWNGADDNATISVAMLAIGRAFVRHPGRRTALFVWHGAEERGLIGSRWYSAHPTVPKEAIVAVLNADMIGRNAPDSAALLGVEPPHRNSRALVDMALEANRRFTSFALDTTWDRPAHPEGWYFRSDHLPYARAGIPAIMFTTLLHPDYHTPRDEAERIDYAKLTRMTRWMYATGWMVANTVERPAVDPDFKLER
- a CDS encoding DUF2335 domain-containing protein, whose protein sequence is MGRKHRSGKAGTLPAAREHDIREGRELQPRPSSASIAIPTITQQSFELRKGPIPDADELVRYGHAHPEAPEIILDEFTRQAAHRRKLERRDQSLDRRALEASITSERMGVICALLIALVGFGCATFLVTTGHGVEGTVIFGLDVGALVSAFILGRPRAVQPKPVE
- a CDS encoding SgcJ/EcaC family oxidoreductase; the encoded protein is MTDTAAPSTSIEAEVAPLVRALQDAWNAGDGAAFSAPLTDDADFVNVYGMHARGRESIAAGHEHIFRTVYAGSRVEYRVESARRLRDDVALVHLHARLSVPAGPMAGVREALPSLVLTREGGGPWRIAAFHNTFIQQPGHAAPNQEP